From Pyxicephalus adspersus chromosome 7, UCB_Pads_2.0, whole genome shotgun sequence, a single genomic window includes:
- the LOC140334721 gene encoding olfactory receptor 1C1-like, giving the protein MSQIPAKPGDLRPFLSPTLHSSPASSSSAQESHSLFIPWCDYLFTSEDPDFPQTSIYWQKCEHHLNYLSTSMPSGGVVKRTSHYSSVTRLGLPGGRNVAVARSTTSSPPEALLKTRVLLRLCALCKSLPTELETQRVYHPALQNCETKHGTFKSAENMENMTSFKEFHILALSNKWDKNGYSVFFFLIYFIGIVLNLVLVIVIYTDVHLHMPMYLFLCHLSFVDICYTTTTIPKLLDILLSGNNTVSFAQCFSQMFFYFWGACVEVNLLLAMAYDRYVAICKPLRYMEILSKRHCVLLMVAIWVIAFLNALIVTISASYTPLCHSATIKQFYCDFKAVIKLSCPGNLFLFVIFTEMILFGFCPFACSLASYVKVFNVILAMTSRDGRRKAFSTCSSHIMVLSIFYGTSVLVYMIPPSVNLEVLERLCTIFYTVVTPMLNPLLYSLRNKDVKRALIRIINKCW; this is encoded by the exons atgtcacagatccccgcaaaACCAGGTGATCTGCGCCCTTTtctgtcacccaccttgcactcctctccAGCCAGCAGCAGCTCTGCCCAGGAATCCCATTCACTGTTTATTCCCTGGTGTGATTACCTCTTCACTTCAGAGGACCCAGATTTTCCACAGACCTCCATCTactggcagaagtgtgaacaccacctaaACTATCTCAGCACCAGCATGCCCTCTGGTGGTGTG GTAAAGCGCACAAGCCACTACAGTAGTG tcacccgCCTCGGCCTGCCCGGGGGCCGCAAcgtggcagttgcccgcagcacaacatcctcacctccagaggctctgCTGAAGACCCGGGtcctgcttagactctgcgccctgtgcaagTCTCTACCCACTGAGCTGGAGACACAGAGGGTctaccatcctgccttgcagaaCTGTGAAACAAagcatgggacttttaag TCAGCTGAAAACATGGAAAACATGACATCATTCAAAGAATTCCATATCTTGGCACTTTCAAATAAATGGGATAAGAATGGAtactctgttttctttttcttgatatACTTCATTGGTATAGTGCTGAATCTAGTATTGGTTATTGTCATATATACTGATGTTCACCTTCATATGCCCATGTACCTTTTTCTGTGTCATTTGTCCTTTGTTGACATTTGTTATACAACCACAACAATTCCGAAACTCTTGGACATATTACTTTCTGGAAATAACACAGTATCCTTTGCACAATGTTTTTcccaaatgttcttttatttttgggGTGCCTGTGTTGAAGTTAATCTACTCCTAGCCATGGCCTATGACCGGTACGTCGCCATATGTAAGCCTTTGCGTTACATGGAGATTTTAAGTAAAAGACATTGTGTCCTACTCATGGTGGCCATATGggtaattgcatttttaaacGCCTTGATCGTAACAATTTCTGCATCATACACACCCTTGTGTCACTCTGCCACTATTAAACAGTTTTACTGTGACTTTAAGGCAGTCATTAAATTATCTTGTCCCGGTAACTTGTTTCTGTTTGTCATATTTACTGAAATGATTCTTTTTGGATTTTGCCCATTTGCCTGCAGTTTAGCGTCTTACGTCAAAGTTTTCAATGTCATCTTGGCCATGACATCCAGGGATGGAAGGAGAAAAGCTTTCTCCACTTGCTCATCCCATATCATGGTCCTCAGTATTTTCTATGGTACATCTGTCCTTGTGTACATGATTCCTCCATCGGTCAACTTAGAAGTCTTAGAAAGGTTGTGTACCATTTTCTACACAGTTGTGACTCCCATGTTAAACCCTTTGCTGTATAGTTTACGAAACAAAGATGTCAAACGAGCTTTGATacgaataataaataaatgttggtgA